Proteins from a genomic interval of Sporolactobacillus sp. Y61:
- a CDS encoding SprT family protein, with protein MTDEELQKLVQQISLKSFHRPFVHKAVFNPRLRTTGGRYLLNSHYLEFNVLQLQYFGLDAFVKIIKHELCHYHLHLSGRGYRHRDADFRQLLKKVGGSRFCGSIPGTGNHSVLHYTYQCKNCGALFSRKRRMDPRRYRCASCGGKIQFVKKELPGKYGKG; from the coding sequence ATGACAGATGAGGAACTTCAGAAACTGGTACAGCAGATTTCTCTGAAAAGTTTTCACCGCCCTTTTGTCCATAAGGCCGTCTTTAATCCCCGCCTGAGGACAACAGGTGGACGCTATTTACTGAACAGTCATTATCTCGAATTTAATGTGTTGCAGCTTCAGTATTTCGGCCTGGACGCCTTTGTAAAAATCATCAAACATGAGTTGTGTCATTACCACCTCCATCTGAGTGGACGGGGTTACAGGCACAGGGATGCGGATTTCAGGCAACTCCTGAAAAAAGTCGGAGGCTCGCGTTTCTGCGGTTCGATTCCGGGGACAGGAAACCATTCGGTGCTGCACTATACATACCAATGTAAAAACTGCGGGGCCCTTTTTTCCAGAAAAAGACGGATGGATCCCCGCCGATACAGGTGCGCGTCCTGTGGCGGGAAGATTCAATTCGTTAAAA
- a CDS encoding Tex family protein gives MENICRRISDQLAIRTKQVEQVIRLLEKGNTIPFIARYRKEMTGGLDEVRIGDIQEAYVRACRLEKRREEVIKQIEEQGRMDPDLKRKLLQAERIRDIEDLYLPYRPRKRTRAQAAAEKGLERLAGWLASLPKTPVAEEAAKYLSEDKSVRTAEEAIKGAKDILAERLSENAELRALARREIFEKGVIATSPGKNQAKDSKKVYEMYYQYREQAKCMVPHRILAVNRGEAQGILRVSVDASMDNLMKTACRLLIRNRKTSAARYLTEAAEDACKRLIIPAVERELRQELTQRAEQQAIHIFSENLRGLLMQPPMKEKTILGVDPAYRTGCKLAVVDPAGKLMDVSVIYPTPPKEERTAARRKVLSLIQTYDVDLIAIGNGTASRETESFIAETLKEMRDRKIFYIMVNEAGASVYSASTLARKEFPNLQVEERSAVSIARRLQDPLAELVKVDPESIGVGEYQHDVPRKILSESLRFVVETVVNRVGVNLNTASAELLKYVAGLSRTTAENIIRVRNKLGRFHSRRQLKDVPRLGPRTFEQCAGFLRITGGSERLDGTSIHPESYDAARKFLGTVGLSAEALNKESLRRRIGQLDLSRAAAQLAIGEPTLRDIIEALCRPGRDPRDEADQPQLRADVLKPEDLYKGMRLEGTVRNVVDFGAFVDIGLKQDGLVHISKLAGHFVRHPLDVVHVGQVVTVWVDSVDLEKGRVSLSMIDNRTTPAT, from the coding sequence ATGGAAAACATCTGCCGCAGAATTTCGGATCAACTGGCTATTCGCACAAAACAGGTTGAACAGGTGATCCGCCTGCTTGAAAAGGGCAATACCATTCCTTTTATCGCCCGTTACCGGAAGGAAATGACCGGCGGTCTGGATGAAGTCCGTATCGGAGACATACAGGAAGCCTATGTGCGTGCCTGCCGGCTGGAAAAACGCCGCGAAGAAGTTATAAAACAGATTGAAGAGCAGGGCAGGATGGATCCGGACTTAAAACGCAAGCTCTTGCAAGCAGAGCGGATCCGGGACATCGAAGACCTTTACCTGCCCTATCGCCCCAGAAAGAGGACACGTGCCCAGGCTGCTGCTGAAAAAGGACTGGAGCGGCTGGCCGGGTGGCTGGCATCACTGCCTAAAACCCCGGTAGCTGAAGAGGCGGCGAAATACCTTTCGGAAGACAAGAGCGTGCGCACTGCTGAGGAAGCCATTAAGGGAGCAAAAGACATACTTGCCGAACGGCTTTCAGAAAATGCTGAGCTTCGTGCACTGGCGCGCCGGGAGATTTTTGAAAAAGGCGTGATCGCGACCAGCCCGGGAAAGAACCAGGCTAAGGACAGTAAAAAGGTCTACGAAATGTATTATCAGTATCGGGAACAGGCCAAATGCATGGTTCCGCATCGGATACTCGCTGTCAATCGTGGAGAAGCGCAGGGAATCCTGCGTGTCTCAGTTGATGCCTCGATGGATAACCTGATGAAAACCGCGTGCCGGCTCCTGATCAGAAACCGGAAAACAAGCGCTGCCCGTTATCTGACCGAAGCTGCGGAGGACGCCTGCAAACGGCTGATTATCCCTGCTGTAGAGCGGGAACTCAGGCAGGAGCTGACGCAAAGGGCGGAGCAGCAGGCGATACATATCTTTTCGGAAAATCTTCGTGGACTGCTTATGCAGCCCCCAATGAAAGAAAAGACGATTCTCGGTGTGGATCCCGCCTACCGCACCGGCTGCAAGCTTGCTGTTGTGGACCCTGCAGGAAAACTGATGGACGTATCCGTGATTTATCCTACGCCACCGAAAGAAGAGCGGACTGCGGCCAGACGGAAGGTTCTTTCGTTGATTCAGACCTATGATGTCGATCTGATTGCCATCGGAAATGGAACGGCATCCCGGGAAACGGAATCTTTCATTGCGGAGACCCTTAAGGAAATGCGTGACAGAAAAATTTTTTATATCATGGTGAATGAGGCGGGAGCAAGTGTCTATTCGGCCTCTACTCTGGCGCGGAAAGAATTCCCCAATCTGCAGGTTGAAGAGCGCAGTGCTGTTTCTATTGCAAGGCGGCTGCAGGATCCGCTTGCAGAACTTGTCAAGGTTGACCCGGAATCCATCGGTGTGGGTGAATACCAGCATGACGTGCCGCGAAAAATACTGAGTGAATCACTCCGGTTTGTGGTTGAAACTGTGGTAAACAGAGTGGGTGTCAATCTTAATACAGCTTCAGCTGAACTTTTGAAGTATGTCGCGGGATTGTCCCGGACAACTGCAGAGAATATTATCCGGGTGCGAAACAAACTGGGCCGTTTCCATTCACGCCGGCAGTTGAAAGATGTGCCGCGTCTGGGACCGCGGACGTTCGAACAATGCGCCGGCTTTCTCAGGATAACCGGCGGAAGCGAACGGCTCGACGGAACTTCAATTCATCCCGAAAGTTACGATGCAGCCAGAAAATTTCTCGGGACTGTAGGCCTATCAGCGGAAGCCCTCAATAAGGAGTCGCTGAGGAGAAGGATAGGGCAGCTCGATCTTTCTCGGGCCGCAGCGCAACTTGCCATTGGGGAACCGACATTGCGTGACATCATTGAAGCGCTGTGCCGCCCCGGGCGTGATCCGCGTGATGAAGCGGATCAGCCGCAGCTGCGGGCAGATGTTCTGAAACCGGAAGATCTGTATAAGGGCATGCGACTGGAAGGTACTGTGCGTAATGTAGTCGACTTCGGAGCTTTCGTTGATATTGGTCTCAAACAGGACGGACTTGTTCATATTTCAAAACTTGCCGGACATTTTGTCAGACATCCGCTTGATGTCGTCCATGTCGGACAGGTAGTGACTGTCTGGGTGGACAGTGTTGACCTTGAGAAGGGCAGAGTGTCGCTAAGTATGATTGACAACAGAACGACTCCTGCCACATAA
- a CDS encoding type II toxin-antitoxin system PemK/MazF family toxin: MIVKRGDVYFADLSPVVGSEQGGVRPVLVIQNDIGNRFSPTVIVAAITAQIQKAKLPTHVEIDAKKYGFDRDSVILLEQIRTIDKQRLTDKITHLDEEMMGHVNKAIQISLSLVDF; this comes from the coding sequence TTGATAGTAAAGCGTGGCGACGTCTATTTTGCGGATCTTTCCCCGGTAGTGGGCTCGGAACAGGGTGGTGTCAGACCGGTTCTGGTGATACAAAACGATATAGGAAACCGGTTCAGTCCGACAGTCATTGTTGCGGCGATAACCGCACAGATACAGAAGGCAAAACTTCCAACTCATGTGGAGATTGACGCAAAAAAGTACGGTTTTGACAGGGACTCGGTTATTCTTCTGGAACAGATCAGAACAATCGATAAACAGCGTCTGACTGACAAGATTACACATCTTGATGAAGAAATGATGGGTCATGTCAATAAAGCCATTCAAATCAGCCTGAGTCTGGTGGATTTTTGA
- a CDS encoding antitoxin, whose amino-acid sequence MPESNLEKIMLSLPQHLLSEIDGIASRDNVNRNEFLHRAIGMYVRERNKGYVRDLMRQGYMEMAKINLNIASEAFLAEEEAEITLERSVSGV is encoded by the coding sequence ATGCCTGAGTCGAATCTGGAAAAAATTATGCTGAGTTTGCCGCAACATTTGCTGAGTGAAATTGATGGCATTGCCAGTCGAGATAACGTGAATCGGAACGAATTTCTCCATCGCGCGATCGGAATGTACGTACGCGAACGGAATAAAGGCTATGTCCGTGATCTGATGCGACAGGGCTACATGGAGATGGCTAAAATAAATCTGAACATCGCTTCTGAGGCTTTTCTTGCTGAAGAGGAGGCAGAGATTACTCTGGAACGCTCCGTTAGCGGGGTGTGA
- the alr gene encoding alanine racemase: MKSSYYRETWADIDLDAAGYNVARMRALIPEETMLMAVVKANAYGHGAVRIAETALKNGASWLAVAIFDEALALRKAGIKAPILVLSPIRPEDAEIAARYKISLTVFQKEWVEKAKEALPASLSDPVLIHIACDTGMGRIGIRNKEEAAAFAEVIQADRKFTAEGLFTHFSTADQDDETYFNEQYNRFETMIDWFLELGVRPKVIHCGNSAATLKYPAEQRHLFNMVRYGISMYGLSPSPEMIKKLPFPLKRVLSLHSRLMHVKKVEKGTSIGYGASYQSPSAEWIGTVPIGYADGWLRALSGSDLLVAGHRCPIVGRICMDQLMCRLPHEFPVGTEVTLIGREGSEEITADEIAKKLGTINYEVTCMIQPRVPRIFHEGGKKTDVLNPVLGLLD; this comes from the coding sequence ATGAAAAGCTCTTACTACCGGGAAACGTGGGCAGACATAGATCTGGACGCTGCCGGCTATAATGTGGCACGTATGCGGGCGCTTATTCCTGAAGAAACGATGCTGATGGCTGTTGTTAAGGCCAATGCGTATGGGCATGGTGCTGTACGTATTGCTGAGACGGCACTGAAGAACGGAGCCAGCTGGCTCGCTGTTGCTATTTTTGATGAAGCACTTGCACTGCGAAAGGCGGGAATTAAAGCACCCATACTGGTCTTGTCTCCGATCCGTCCGGAAGACGCAGAAATCGCAGCCAGGTACAAAATTTCACTGACTGTTTTTCAAAAAGAATGGGTGGAGAAGGCAAAAGAAGCGCTCCCTGCTTCACTGTCTGATCCGGTCCTGATCCATATTGCCTGTGATACGGGCATGGGCAGGATCGGCATCCGCAATAAAGAAGAGGCGGCGGCATTCGCTGAGGTGATTCAGGCAGACCGCAAGTTCACTGCAGAGGGTCTGTTTACGCATTTTTCTACCGCGGATCAGGATGATGAGACTTATTTTAATGAACAGTATAACCGTTTTGAAACGATGATTGACTGGTTTCTTGAACTGGGCGTCCGGCCGAAGGTGATCCATTGCGGCAACAGCGCGGCCACCCTTAAATATCCGGCTGAACAGCGTCATCTTTTCAATATGGTCCGCTACGGCATATCGATGTATGGCCTTTCTCCGTCTCCGGAAATGATAAAGAAGCTGCCTTTTCCGCTGAAACGCGTGCTGTCCCTGCACAGCCGGCTGATGCATGTGAAAAAGGTAGAAAAGGGGACATCCATCGGGTACGGGGCCAGCTATCAGTCTCCTTCAGCCGAGTGGATCGGTACGGTTCCGATCGGTTATGCCGATGGATGGCTTCGGGCGCTGAGCGGATCAGATCTTCTTGTCGCAGGTCACAGATGTCCGATTGTCGGAAGAATTTGTATGGATCAGCTGATGTGCCGGTTGCCTCATGAATTTCCTGTCGGAACAGAAGTGACACTGATTGGAAGAGAGGGGTCTGAGGAGATTACCGCGGATGAAATCGCAAAAAAACTGGGAACGATCAACTATGAAGTGACATGTATGATCCAGCCGCGCGTACCGAGAATTTTTCATGAGGGCGGTAAGAAGACGGATGTCCTGAATCCGGTACTTGGCCTTTTGGATTAA
- a CDS encoding outer membrane lipoprotein carrier protein LolA: protein MKKWSSVGLITVLLLSVLLSACGAKSEKSVTGDLRKKMDRLSSYQADATMTFQHNGKKQTYKANISFQKPNQYRVALSDDKKTNKQMIIRNKDGVFVLTPELNKSYQFESTWPNNRSQAYLYHSVANDILNDPNPGFKAQDNKYIFDTKTNYNTTQLANQTITLKKDLTPDNVQVKDKDQNVIVSVKFTHFKVNPSLDKKTFDVRQNMTASQIEKGSRKTSAEKTSFKVQYPTARISGTKLSAMKPEVTQSGEKYVLQYGGKKPFTLIETKSKRGLSVVPTFASGDPANLGFAVGTAGERTLSWSEGGTDYFLASEKLTREEMTAIAQSVNGTVIK from the coding sequence ATGAAAAAGTGGTCGTCAGTCGGACTGATTACCGTTCTGCTGCTCAGTGTTCTTCTGTCTGCATGCGGAGCAAAGTCCGAAAAAAGTGTTACCGGAGACCTGAGAAAGAAAATGGACAGACTGAGCAGCTATCAGGCGGACGCAACAATGACATTCCAGCATAATGGAAAGAAGCAGACGTATAAAGCCAATATTTCTTTTCAGAAGCCGAATCAGTACCGGGTCGCACTCAGCGACGACAAAAAGACGAATAAACAAATGATTATCAGAAATAAAGACGGGGTGTTTGTCCTGACGCCGGAACTGAACAAGAGTTATCAGTTTGAGAGTACATGGCCGAATAACCGCAGCCAGGCTTATCTGTATCACTCAGTTGCAAACGACATCCTGAATGATCCGAATCCGGGATTTAAAGCACAGGACAATAAATATATTTTTGATACAAAAACGAATTATAATACAACACAACTTGCCAACCAGACGATTACGCTGAAAAAAGATCTGACGCCGGACAATGTTCAGGTGAAGGATAAGGATCAGAATGTGATCGTGTCGGTTAAATTCACCCATTTTAAAGTCAATCCGTCTCTAGATAAAAAAACGTTCGATGTCCGGCAGAACATGACGGCATCGCAGATCGAAAAGGGCAGCAGGAAGACCTCTGCCGAAAAGACCTCTTTCAAAGTTCAGTATCCGACGGCCCGGATTTCCGGAACCAAACTGTCTGCCATGAAGCCGGAAGTCACCCAATCAGGTGAAAAGTATGTTCTGCAATACGGCGGGAAAAAGCCCTTTACCCTGATAGAAACAAAGAGTAAAAGAGGCCTTTCCGTTGTTCCGACCTTTGCTTCCGGCGACCCGGCAAATCTCGGCTTTGCGGTCGGCACTGCAGGAGAACGAACGCTGTCCTGGTCGGAGGGCGGAACAGATTACTTCCTTGCTTCAGAAAAACTGACCCGTGAGGAAATGACAGCCATCGCGCAATCAGTAAATGGTACGGTTATTAAATAA
- a CDS encoding NAD(P)H-hydrate dehydratase produces the protein MHVVSREEMQAIDRYTIQQIGLGGPLLMENAGRAVFQALVPGLKEGMRVVLVIGKGNNGGDGFVVARYLLNTAVTSETWILPDPSEIKGDAACHMKAYLASGGKVRRIQEEKEAFLTSLGQADLIVDALLGTGIHGSPYPGYLRVIDRINQAAGKVVSVDLPSGVPADGENFTHRAVNADVTMTLACPKLAQFVQPAARHFGKVRVLSIGIPDVSVRACGVRRTIRSEEEVRRTLPRRDPFSHKGSHGRGLIIAGAPQMPGAAFFAAKAALRSGIGLLKVSVPDPIRPIIAARLAETLFMPRHELDFHNLSGIAIGPGLGREPEKARLVRKVLEYDQIPCVIDADGLYHLSGMLDELKKRNSPVILSPHPGEMAMLLGSTVREVESDRFGASKAFTEKYGTTLVLKGRYTIITAPDGTQTVNPTGNAALAKGGSGDVLTGILLAFLLQHQRVMDAVCNAVYIHGLLADSLVHEGHSALDVLATDLIEQLPPVLHALYQHTTCRTPPLSPK, from the coding sequence GTGCACGTCGTATCACGGGAAGAAATGCAAGCTATTGATCGTTACACCATTCAGCAGATCGGGCTGGGAGGACCGCTGCTGATGGAAAATGCGGGCCGGGCGGTGTTTCAGGCGCTCGTCCCGGGGTTGAAAGAAGGAATGCGTGTCGTTCTTGTCATCGGCAAGGGAAATAATGGCGGAGATGGATTCGTTGTGGCACGTTATCTGCTCAATACGGCAGTGACGTCCGAAACCTGGATTTTACCCGATCCGTCGGAGATTAAAGGCGATGCCGCCTGCCACATGAAGGCTTACCTTGCCTCAGGCGGGAAAGTACGCCGGATCCAGGAGGAGAAAGAGGCATTTTTGACGAGCCTCGGACAGGCGGATCTGATTGTCGATGCACTGCTTGGAACCGGAATTCACGGCAGCCCGTATCCTGGCTATCTCAGGGTGATTGACAGGATCAATCAGGCAGCGGGAAAAGTGGTGTCGGTGGATCTGCCGAGCGGGGTACCGGCGGACGGGGAAAACTTCACCCATCGCGCCGTGAACGCCGACGTCACCATGACGCTGGCCTGTCCGAAACTGGCCCAGTTTGTTCAGCCTGCCGCCAGGCATTTTGGAAAGGTCCGTGTTCTTTCAATTGGCATTCCGGACGTCTCCGTCAGAGCATGCGGCGTCAGAAGAACCATCCGGTCGGAGGAGGAAGTCAGGCGGACCCTGCCGCGGCGCGATCCTTTCTCTCATAAAGGGTCGCACGGCAGAGGACTGATTATTGCCGGCGCGCCTCAGATGCCCGGAGCCGCATTTTTTGCGGCTAAAGCCGCACTCAGGTCCGGTATCGGCCTGCTGAAAGTCAGCGTGCCGGACCCGATCCGGCCAATCATTGCCGCACGGCTTGCGGAGACCCTGTTCATGCCGCGGCATGAGCTGGATTTTCACAACCTGTCGGGGATTGCAATCGGACCCGGGCTCGGCAGGGAGCCGGAGAAAGCGCGGCTCGTCCGAAAGGTGCTGGAATACGATCAGATTCCCTGCGTGATTGACGCGGACGGGCTGTATCATTTATCCGGCATGCTTGATGAACTGAAGAAAAGAAACAGCCCGGTCATTCTCTCCCCGCATCCCGGAGAAATGGCGATGCTGCTTGGTTCAACGGTCCGTGAAGTGGAAAGCGATCGATTCGGCGCATCTAAGGCTTTCACAGAGAAATACGGAACGACACTGGTACTGAAGGGCAGGTATACGATCATCACCGCGCCGGACGGGACCCAGACGGTGAATCCGACAGGAAACGCAGCCCTTGCCAAAGGGGGGTCGGGCGATGTCCTGACCGGAATCCTTCTGGCCTTCCTTCTGCAGCATCAGAGGGTGATGGATGCGGTATGTAATGCGGTGTATATACATGGCCTGCTGGCGGACAGCCTGGTACATGAGGGGCATTCTGCACTTGATGTCCTGGCGACAGACCTGATTGAACAGCTTCCTCCCGTCTTGCATGCGCTTTATCAGCATACGACGTGTAGAACCCCTCCTTTGTCACCGAAATGA
- the acpS gene encoding holo-ACP synthase, giving the protein MITGIGVDLTELDRIEKHTDDQAFIRRVLTPEEQSVYMKLKGSRRTEYLAGRFSAKEAYAKATGTGLGRRLSFQDLSVLNNAEGQPVIYDHRVQHKKQSIHVSITHTGQTAAAFVVIESPSGKSAY; this is encoded by the coding sequence ATGATTACAGGAATCGGTGTCGATCTGACGGAACTGGATCGGATCGAAAAGCATACAGATGACCAGGCGTTCATCCGCCGCGTGCTGACCCCGGAGGAGCAAAGTGTTTATATGAAGCTGAAGGGCAGCAGACGGACAGAATATCTTGCCGGACGTTTTTCAGCAAAAGAAGCCTATGCCAAGGCAACAGGTACAGGGCTGGGCAGACGGCTGTCTTTTCAGGATCTGAGTGTACTCAATAACGCTGAAGGTCAGCCGGTGATTTACGATCACAGAGTGCAGCATAAAAAACAATCCATACATGTGTCCATCACACATACCGGGCAGACCGCAGCAGCTTTTGTTGTGATTGAAAGCCCGTCAGGCAAGTCTGCATATTAA
- a CDS encoding rhomboid family intramembrane serine protease: MFIRNEPFRFFLKHYPVTSLILAVNLLIFLVLYISGTWHVAPVFAYNVFQFMVGSNAMILQGAWWQLITPIFLHISFSHFLFNAFSIFLFAPALEALLGRLKFLLAFLGTGIISNIAVLFLESPGFSHNGASGAVFGLFGIYLYLVIFRKELIPRPDQTIIIVLLVLGLISSFLYPNIDIKGHLTGFLAGLALAPLLFLNVRFRSSRK, from the coding sequence TTGTTTATTCGAAACGAGCCTTTCAGATTTTTCCTGAAGCATTATCCCGTCACTTCACTGATTCTGGCGGTTAATCTTTTGATTTTCCTGGTTCTGTATATATCAGGTACCTGGCATGTGGCACCGGTTTTTGCCTATAACGTGTTTCAGTTTATGGTCGGTTCGAACGCCATGATCCTTCAGGGGGCCTGGTGGCAGCTGATCACGCCGATTTTCCTGCATATTTCATTCTCCCATTTCCTGTTTAATGCCTTCTCTATTTTTCTTTTTGCCCCTGCTCTGGAGGCGCTGCTTGGCAGACTGAAATTCCTTCTGGCCTTTCTTGGAACGGGAATTATCTCTAACATCGCCGTCCTTTTTCTTGAATCTCCGGGGTTCAGTCACAACGGCGCCAGTGGAGCCGTATTCGGACTGTTCGGTATTTACCTGTATCTGGTGATCTTCAGGAAGGAGTTGATCCCGCGGCCGGATCAGACAATCATTATTGTTCTTCTCGTTCTTGGACTGATCAGTTCTTTTCTGTATCCGAATATCGATATAAAGGGGCATCTGACCGGATTTCTTGCCGGACTTGCGCTTGCACCCCTGCTTTTTCTGAATGTACGGTTCAGGTCATCCCGAAAATGA
- a CDS encoding 4Fe-4S dicluster domain-containing protein produces MAFVITSACENEKAGECIETCPVDCIVEGKKQMYIDPDVCIDCGACEAVCPVEAIYPEDEVPDNEQKYIQINRDFFKNR; encoded by the coding sequence ATGGCATTCGTCATAACTTCCGCCTGTGAAAATGAAAAAGCCGGAGAATGCATAGAAACATGCCCCGTTGATTGTATTGTCGAAGGGAAGAAGCAAATGTACATCGATCCGGATGTCTGCATTGACTGCGGCGCCTGCGAAGCGGTCTGCCCGGTTGAAGCGATTTACCCGGAAGATGAAGTTCCGGACAATGAACAGAAGTACATTCAGATCAACCGTGACTTTTTCAAAAACAGATAA
- a CDS encoding late competence development ComFB family protein — MGKEGLAMNVHNMMEEAVQDLLDSQWQYLNLSCHCDECRADVLALSLNRLKPHYVRQRTGLMYTKAGLMTEQSRATILTAIVESAKIVSASPHHSQTSDERHK; from the coding sequence ATGGGAAAAGAAGGTCTGGCCATGAATGTCCATAATATGATGGAAGAGGCTGTTCAGGATCTGCTGGACAGTCAGTGGCAGTATCTTAATCTGTCCTGCCATTGTGATGAATGCCGGGCGGATGTTCTGGCTTTAAGTCTGAACCGGCTGAAACCGCACTATGTCCGGCAGCGGACAGGACTGATGTACACCAAAGCGGGTCTGATGACCGAACAGTCCCGCGCAACCATACTGACAGCGATTGTTGAAAGTGCAAAAATTGTCTCCGCTTCTCCCCATCATAGTCAGACATCGGATGAACGGCATAAATAA
- a CDS encoding 3D domain-containing protein, producing MYTGNALAKSAAVAATVGSSIFMVPQVTSGQVAPEDLYRPERDEIYTIQSLLKAIGHYPPSGRIAFFSGKKVRHLQLLSGMTESGWSDVQTRQAFDAVIGKVRPLRSGSAGQEVRSLQKMLKKLGYYEGKVDGIYGRGTGLGVSVLQKKTGITVDGVTGPETWKSIENLLIRQKKGENVRPDQQVFKELKRGTSKKTGKSSPTGKVEKKEREKVTIIREFYANSTAYTAFCSGCSGTTATGINLRANPNAKVVAVDPAVIPLGTKLYVEGYGHAVAGDTGGAIKGRRIDVFFKDNQTALQWGRRTVKVKILE from the coding sequence ATGTATACCGGAAATGCTCTGGCAAAAAGTGCGGCGGTTGCGGCCACGGTTGGTTCTTCAATTTTCATGGTCCCTCAGGTCACCTCCGGACAAGTTGCTCCAGAAGATCTCTACAGACCGGAACGTGACGAAATTTATACGATCCAATCCCTGCTGAAAGCCATCGGTCACTATCCGCCCTCGGGCAGAATCGCATTTTTTTCCGGGAAGAAGGTCAGACATCTGCAGCTTCTGAGCGGGATGACAGAAAGCGGATGGTCGGATGTGCAGACCAGGCAGGCTTTTGATGCGGTCATAGGGAAGGTTCGTCCGCTTCGGTCAGGCTCAGCAGGGCAGGAAGTCCGTTCTCTTCAGAAGATGCTGAAAAAACTCGGCTATTATGAGGGAAAAGTAGACGGAATATATGGCCGCGGCACCGGATTGGGGGTTTCCGTACTGCAAAAGAAAACGGGAATTACCGTCGACGGGGTCACCGGACCTGAAACATGGAAAAGTATAGAAAACCTGCTGATCCGGCAGAAAAAAGGGGAAAACGTCCGGCCGGATCAGCAGGTATTCAAAGAGCTGAAGAGAGGAACATCGAAAAAAACGGGGAAGTCCTCACCCACTGGTAAAGTTGAAAAAAAGGAACGGGAGAAAGTCACCATCATCAGGGAATTTTATGCGAACAGCACAGCCTATACCGCCTTTTGCAGCGGGTGCTCCGGAACAACGGCAACAGGTATTAATCTGCGGGCAAACCCCAATGCAAAGGTTGTAGCAGTTGACCCGGCGGTGATTCCGCTCGGCACAAAGCTGTATGTAGAAGGCTACGGTCATGCCGTAGCCGGGGACACCGGGGGAGCGATTAAGGGACGCAGGATTGACGTTTTTTTCAAGGATAATCAGACGGCGCTCCAATGGGGAAGACGGACAGTCAAAGTCAAAATACTGGAATAA
- a CDS encoding DsbA family protein encodes MSGKNKKSSRKNGDQEMALRRRRIVLFSLVVVVVLVAAITIMIYKYLESSQPQAKKEPPAYRTEQTVQINYKGQPLIGSTNAPVKIVEFADYRCPYCKVFEQDVVSQLKKEYIDTNKASFYFINYTILGPGSVLAASAAEEVYHQNPQGFWVFHKALYEAQGDENADKDWVTKDLLTRIAKKTVPSLDVRAFQSALDNQTHKKEIAEDNQLAEDLGVPGTPAVFVNGHYVEGSQDYLILKQAVDHALKEK; translated from the coding sequence ATGTCTGGAAAAAATAAGAAGAGTTCCCGGAAAAACGGAGATCAGGAAATGGCTTTAAGAAGGCGGAGGATCGTCCTTTTCAGCCTTGTAGTCGTTGTCGTGCTGGTCGCTGCGATCACCATCATGATCTACAAATATCTGGAGTCAAGTCAGCCCCAGGCAAAAAAAGAACCGCCAGCCTATCGAACCGAACAAACCGTTCAAATTAATTATAAAGGACAGCCACTGATCGGGAGTACTAATGCGCCGGTCAAAATCGTTGAATTTGCTGATTATCGTTGTCCTTATTGCAAGGTTTTTGAACAGGATGTGGTCTCCCAGCTTAAGAAAGAATATATCGATACTAACAAGGCAAGCTTCTATTTTATCAACTATACCATACTTGGACCGGGCTCTGTTCTGGCAGCCAGCGCGGCTGAAGAAGTCTATCACCAGAATCCTCAGGGTTTCTGGGTATTTCACAAAGCGCTTTATGAAGCCCAGGGTGATGAAAACGCCGATAAAGACTGGGTCACCAAAGATCTCCTGACCCGTATTGCCAAAAAAACCGTTCCTTCTCTTGACGTCAGGGCCTTCCAGAGTGCTCTGGATAACCAGACGCATAAAAAAGAAATAGCAGAGGATAATCAGCTGGCTGAAGATCTCGGCGTTCCAGGCACGCCTGCTGTGTTTGTCAACGGACACTATGTTGAAGGATCACAGGATTATCTGATACTGAAACAGGCTGTGGATCATGCCCTTAAGGAGAAATAA